A genomic window from Agrobacterium tumefaciens includes:
- a CDS encoding EAL domain-containing protein, producing MEETAYRGIDRQTEPGHTLRTTTQPASGRLSRRRSLASKITLIFLGGVIFSYSIGALVGWYMFVAAASEQWLNQARVNSQIASATLRSIYTYVSVTADTDGQVNGILTDKPIGDDESILVTGFNPSDVLALIGAQTKNAVWLFRYDEDDSGFRQIAAAFDNATDDDEKPLATDPIFSRDAVAARFATGFATIGESNHYIGLLPIISIETKKPIGAVAVSIGGSDELYGAQRKLIYNSLIALIVVLTVTGVLVTVIARHFLKPVPALVQATLRIAREETDVVTPFQTRRDEIGDMATAIETLREAVLERGRLRQIRDMAQQLEHMAHHDALTGLPNRVLLMKTLENRLEHLSASGQPFNVMLLDLDRFKAVNDTLGHAAGDALLVAVASRISAVLGENDMVSRLGGDEFAIIQSASADCESSAAMLAARVVHAVSRSFNLEGSKISIDTSIGIACAPGHGTSATQLLQHADLGLYRAKSMGCGYFVFYEPGMDMAVQHKHALEIDMKSALENREFELHYQPVVNLQSGRIVAYEALARWRHSKLGLIAPDRFITLAEENNFIKPLGEWVLAQACQDAMSWPRDIRLAVNLSAVQLYNDDIVPIVDRALETSGFPAERLELEVTETAMLERDSSARALKLLKERGVRLVLDDFGTGYAGLSTLTHVSFDKIKIDREFVSGLPGNPMCSAIVNTIIDMAEQIGLRVTAEGVEDEQQVEALKLSGCDEAQGYYFAEPAPLAHILKNRAVITPVGKDGFDDAGRPIQETYCPPQKAI from the coding sequence ATGGAAGAGACTGCCTATCGGGGGATAGATAGACAGACTGAACCCGGCCACACGCTTCGCACAACGACGCAGCCGGCATCGGGCCGCCTTTCGCGGCGGCGTTCGCTCGCCAGCAAGATAACCCTGATATTTCTGGGCGGCGTGATTTTTTCCTACAGCATCGGCGCGCTTGTCGGCTGGTACATGTTCGTTGCCGCCGCCAGCGAGCAATGGCTCAACCAGGCCCGCGTCAATTCACAGATCGCCAGCGCGACGCTGCGCAGCATCTACACCTATGTCAGCGTCACCGCCGATACGGACGGGCAGGTCAACGGCATATTGACGGACAAACCGATCGGCGACGACGAATCCATCCTCGTTACCGGCTTCAATCCCAGTGACGTTCTCGCCCTCATCGGCGCGCAAACCAAAAACGCCGTCTGGCTTTTCAGGTACGACGAGGACGATTCCGGCTTCCGGCAGATCGCGGCCGCCTTCGACAACGCCACCGACGATGACGAAAAACCGCTCGCCACCGATCCCATCTTCTCAAGAGATGCCGTGGCAGCCCGTTTCGCCACCGGCTTTGCGACCATTGGCGAGTCGAACCACTACATCGGCCTGTTGCCAATCATCAGCATTGAAACGAAGAAACCGATCGGGGCGGTCGCCGTCAGCATCGGCGGTTCGGATGAGCTGTATGGTGCGCAACGCAAGCTGATCTACAATTCGCTCATTGCACTGATCGTGGTGCTGACCGTGACCGGTGTCCTTGTAACGGTGATTGCGCGGCACTTCCTGAAACCCGTTCCGGCTCTGGTGCAGGCGACGCTGCGCATCGCCCGCGAGGAAACGGATGTCGTCACACCGTTTCAGACGCGCAGGGATGAAATCGGCGATATGGCCACGGCCATCGAAACGCTGCGTGAGGCGGTTCTGGAGCGCGGACGCCTGCGGCAGATACGCGACATGGCGCAGCAGCTGGAGCACATGGCCCACCATGACGCCCTGACCGGACTGCCCAACCGCGTACTGCTGATGAAGACGCTCGAAAACCGTCTCGAGCACCTTTCCGCCTCGGGCCAGCCGTTTAATGTCATGCTGCTCGATCTCGACCGTTTCAAGGCCGTCAATGACACGCTGGGCCATGCCGCCGGCGATGCCTTGCTGGTGGCGGTGGCATCGCGGATTTCTGCCGTGCTCGGTGAAAACGACATGGTTAGCCGCCTCGGCGGCGACGAATTCGCGATCATACAATCGGCGAGCGCTGACTGCGAGAGCAGCGCGGCGATGCTGGCCGCGCGGGTGGTGCATGCGGTCTCACGCAGCTTCAACCTCGAAGGCAGCAAAATCAGTATCGATACCAGTATCGGCATTGCCTGCGCACCGGGCCACGGCACATCCGCCACCCAGCTTCTGCAACATGCCGATCTCGGCCTTTATCGCGCGAAATCCATGGGCTGCGGTTATTTCGTGTTTTACGAACCCGGCATGGACATGGCGGTGCAGCACAAACATGCGCTGGAAATAGACATGAAGTCCGCCCTCGAAAACCGCGAATTCGAGCTGCATTACCAGCCCGTCGTCAATCTGCAGAGCGGCCGCATCGTTGCTTATGAGGCACTGGCCCGCTGGCGTCACAGCAAGCTTGGCCTCATCGCCCCGGACCGTTTCATCACGCTTGCCGAAGAAAACAACTTCATCAAACCTCTGGGTGAATGGGTGCTGGCACAGGCTTGTCAGGACGCCATGAGCTGGCCCCGGGACATCCGGCTCGCCGTCAATCTTTCCGCCGTGCAGCTCTACAATGACGACATCGTCCCGATTGTCGACAGGGCGCTTGAAACATCCGGTTTTCCGGCGGAGCGGCTGGAGCTGGAAGTGACCGAAACGGCAATGCTGGAGCGCGATAGCAGCGCCCGCGCCCTGAAGCTTTTAAAAGAAAGGGGTGTGCGCCTCGTGCTCGACGATTTCGGCACAGGTTATGCCGGGCTCAGCACATTGACCCATGTTTCCTTCGACAAGATCAAGATCGACCGCGAATTCGTCTCCGGCCTGCCGGGCAATCCCATGTGTTCGGCCATCGTCAACACCATCATCGACATGGCTGAACAGATTGGCCTCAGGGTCACTGCCGAGGGCGTGGAGGACGAGCAGCAGGTCGAGGCGCTCAAGCTTTCGGGATGTGACGAGGCCCAGGGCTATTATTTCGCCGAACCCGCGCCGCTTGCCCATATCCTCAAGAACCGTGCCGTCATCACGCCGGTCGGGAAAGACGGGTTTGACGACGCCGGCCGGCCGATACAGGAAACCTATTGCCCACCACAAAAAGCGATTTGA
- a CDS encoding amino acid ABC transporter substrate-binding protein has translation MRLAVFCLFLTCFAPITPLQAAGEGDTLQQIAKTAKIRIGYREAEPPFSYQLPNGEITGFSTDLCRAISEDIRKQLKLDRIDLEYVKATPATRFILVRSGQIDIECAATTNNSERRKMVDFSYPNFMTATQFLSRKQDNLKSLADLAGRSVTSASGTVNIEQLNAVNRQKNLNISVMPTKTNEEAFELVVAGKASAFVMDGILLAALAATSENPDLYALSEDTLSAPEPYGLVFRRDDPAFKAAVNESLRHIFTGPAIHGLYEKWFTKPIPPNGMNLNLPMAASLKQAYENPAEYRD, from the coding sequence ATGCGCCTTGCAGTATTTTGCCTTTTCCTCACATGCTTTGCTCCCATCACCCCGCTGCAGGCCGCCGGCGAAGGCGACACGCTTCAACAGATTGCCAAGACTGCGAAGATCCGCATCGGTTACCGCGAAGCCGAGCCACCCTTCTCCTATCAATTGCCGAATGGAGAAATCACCGGCTTCTCGACCGATCTTTGCCGGGCGATCAGTGAAGACATCCGCAAACAGCTTAAGCTCGACCGGATCGACCTCGAATATGTGAAGGCCACGCCCGCCACCCGCTTCATCCTTGTCCGCAGCGGCCAGATCGATATCGAATGCGCGGCGACGACCAATAATAGCGAACGCCGGAAGATGGTGGATTTCTCCTATCCGAACTTCATGACGGCGACGCAGTTTCTCTCTCGCAAGCAGGACAACCTCAAAAGCCTTGCCGATCTTGCCGGAAGGTCCGTCACATCCGCCTCCGGCACGGTCAATATCGAGCAGCTGAATGCCGTGAACCGGCAAAAGAACCTCAATATCTCGGTCATGCCGACGAAAACCAACGAGGAGGCGTTCGAACTTGTCGTTGCCGGCAAGGCCTCCGCCTTCGTCATGGACGGCATATTGCTGGCGGCGCTGGCGGCAACCTCCGAAAACCCAGACCTCTATGCACTTTCGGAGGACACGCTGAGCGCGCCCGAGCCTTATGGCCTTGTTTTCCGGCGCGACGATCCAGCTTTCAAGGCCGCGGTCAACGAAAGTCTGCGCCATATCTTCACCGGCCCCGCCATTCACGGCCTTTATGAGAAGTGGTTCACCAAGCCCATTCCGCCAAACGGCATGAACCTGAACCTGCCAATGGCGGCCTCCTTGAAACAGGCCTATGAAAATCCGGCCGAATACCGGGACTGA
- a CDS encoding amino acid ABC transporter substrate-binding protein, translating into MQRSTLWLALGVLSLLPATAAGEDTQPPTLETIAKTGTIRLGYADRNVPFSYLGTGPEPIGYSIELCLRVADSIKKKLGLPELKIDFVKRTPSNRIMLLNDGTIDMECVASTNTEERRKAVWFSYSHFITGTRYVALKSSGLNTVGDLAGRTVVVTTGTINIAQLNVLNRKLGLNIAVLQNDSTEGGFEMVTENRASAFVMDDILLRSFVAETGRPEDYSISNEYLAPPQPYGLMLRHGDTGFRDAVNEALGQIYASREIEKIYDKWFNAPIPPNGLNLKRPLPGDLEEVFRKPVDTTAE; encoded by the coding sequence ATGCAGAGATCGACATTGTGGCTTGCTCTTGGGGTTTTAAGTCTTCTGCCCGCCACTGCGGCCGGCGAGGATACCCAGCCACCGACACTTGAAACCATTGCCAAAACCGGCACCATCCGGCTGGGTTATGCCGACCGCAACGTCCCCTTTTCCTATCTGGGCACCGGCCCGGAGCCGATCGGCTACAGCATCGAGCTTTGCCTAAGGGTGGCCGACTCCATCAAGAAGAAACTGGGCCTGCCGGAATTGAAGATCGATTTCGTCAAACGCACCCCCAGCAACCGCATCATGCTGCTCAACGACGGCACGATCGACATGGAATGCGTGGCGAGCACGAATACGGAAGAAAGACGCAAGGCCGTGTGGTTTTCCTACAGCCATTTCATCACCGGCACCCGTTATGTCGCGCTGAAATCCAGCGGCCTTAACACCGTCGGCGATCTTGCCGGGCGCACCGTGGTGGTGACGACGGGAACCATCAATATCGCCCAGCTCAATGTGCTCAATCGCAAACTGGGGCTGAATATCGCGGTTCTGCAAAATGACAGCACGGAAGGCGGGTTTGAAATGGTGACGGAAAACCGCGCCTCGGCCTTCGTCATGGACGATATTCTTTTGCGATCCTTCGTCGCCGAAACCGGCAGGCCGGAAGACTATTCCATCTCGAACGAATATCTCGCCCCGCCGCAGCCCTATGGCCTGATGCTCCGTCACGGCGATACGGGTTTCCGGGACGCCGTCAACGAAGCGCTGGGGCAAATCTACGCAAGTCGCGAAATCGAGAAAATCTACGACAAATGGTTCAACGCGCCGATCCCGCCGAACGGCCTGAACCTCAAACGCCCGCTGCCCGGCGATCTGGAAGAAGTGTTTCGAAAGCCGGTCGATACGACGGCTGAATGA
- the minE gene encoding cell division topological specificity factor MinE yields MSIFSLFRKQKSAPLARERLQVLLAHERASSGSDLVAILREEILAVIAKHVQIDNDRVHVKMDRDEHVSILEIDVEIPLSADLRAA; encoded by the coding sequence ATGAGCATCTTCAGTCTCTTCCGCAAACAGAAGTCGGCCCCGCTTGCGCGTGAGCGCCTGCAGGTGCTGCTGGCTCACGAGAGGGCGTCGTCGGGCTCCGATCTCGTCGCCATCCTCAGGGAAGAAATTCTCGCCGTCATAGCCAAGCATGTGCAGATCGATAATGACCGGGTGCATGTGAAGATGGATCGCGACGAGCATGTCTCGATACTCGAGATCGACGTCGAAATCCCCTTGAGCGCCGACTTGCGCGCCGCGTGA
- the minD gene encoding septum site-determining protein MinD — MGKVVVVTSGKGGVGKTTSTAALGAALAQNKQKVVVVDFDVGLRNLDLVMGAERRVVYDLVNVIQGDAKLTQALIRDKRLETLFLLPASQTRDKDNLTPEGVEWVIAELKKHFDWVICDSPAGIERGATLAMRHADVAVVVTNPEVSSVRDSDRIIGLLDSKTLKAERGERMEKHLLLTRYDSARAERGDMLKVDDVLEILSIPLLGIIPESTDVLRASNVGAPVTLADARCAPAMAYFDAARRLSGEDIPVVIPGEKRGIFSKIFARRAA; from the coding sequence ATGGGGAAGGTAGTCGTTGTTACTTCCGGCAAGGGCGGGGTCGGCAAGACCACCTCGACCGCAGCGCTTGGCGCCGCACTGGCGCAGAACAAGCAGAAGGTCGTGGTTGTCGATTTCGATGTCGGCCTGCGCAACCTCGATCTCGTCATGGGTGCTGAACGCCGGGTGGTCTACGATCTCGTCAACGTCATCCAGGGCGATGCCAAGCTGACCCAGGCGCTGATCCGCGACAAGCGCCTCGAAACGCTGTTCCTGCTGCCTGCCTCGCAGACGCGCGACAAGGACAATCTGACGCCGGAAGGTGTCGAATGGGTTATTGCCGAGTTGAAGAAACATTTCGACTGGGTGATCTGCGACAGCCCGGCCGGCATCGAGCGCGGCGCAACGCTGGCCATGCGCCATGCGGATGTGGCCGTCGTCGTCACCAATCCGGAAGTCTCCTCGGTGCGTGACAGCGACCGCATCATCGGTCTGCTGGATTCCAAGACGCTGAAGGCCGAACGCGGCGAGCGCATGGAAAAGCACCTGCTTCTGACGCGTTACGATTCCGCCCGAGCCGAACGCGGCGACATGCTGAAGGTCGACGACGTTCTGGAAATTCTCTCCATTCCGCTGCTCGGCATCATTCCCGAAAGCACGGATGTGCTGCGCGCTTCCAACGTCGGCGCGCCGGTCACGCTGGCGGACGCCCGTTGCGCACCGGCCATGGCCTATTTCGATGCCGCTCGCCGCCTGTCCGGTGAGGACATTCCGGTGGTCATTCCGGGCGAGAAGCGGGGTATCTTCTCCAAAATCTTCGCAAGGAGGGCTGCATGA
- the minC gene encoding septum formation inhibitor MinC has product MTKVLTDQRSIRIKGRSFLAVVLSPEAPVDQWLERLDDLAARSAGFFLSRPVVLDVSELSLDKAGLKELLAALTERNVGIMGIEGVRPSMIEPGMPPSLKGGKPASDVEVEPVAVTAVELPEEKPRASGEVRAVVQSLVINEPVRSGQSIMFPEGDVTVIGSVASGAEIIAGGSVHIYGALRGRAMAGSLGNVSARIFCRKLEAELLAIDGVYKVAEDIDDKLRGQPVQLWLENDTIKAEKLG; this is encoded by the coding sequence ATGACCAAAGTGCTAACAGACCAGCGTTCCATCCGTATCAAAGGCCGCTCCTTCCTCGCAGTCGTCCTGTCACCCGAAGCTCCGGTCGATCAATGGCTGGAAAGGCTCGATGATCTTGCCGCGCGTTCGGCGGGTTTCTTCCTGTCGCGTCCGGTGGTCCTGGATGTGTCGGAGCTCTCGCTCGACAAGGCGGGCTTGAAGGAGTTGCTGGCGGCGCTGACCGAGCGCAATGTCGGCATCATGGGGATCGAGGGTGTTCGCCCCTCGATGATAGAACCCGGCATGCCGCCGTCGCTGAAGGGTGGAAAGCCCGCCTCCGATGTCGAGGTGGAGCCGGTTGCCGTCACCGCGGTCGAGTTGCCGGAGGAGAAGCCGCGTGCTTCCGGCGAAGTTCGTGCCGTCGTGCAGTCGCTGGTCATCAACGAGCCGGTTCGCTCCGGCCAGTCGATCATGTTTCCCGAAGGTGACGTGACCGTCATCGGTTCGGTCGCTTCGGGGGCGGAAATCATCGCGGGCGGTTCGGTGCATATTTACGGTGCGCTGCGCGGACGTGCGATGGCCGGTTCGCTCGGCAATGTCTCGGCGCGCATCTTCTGCCGCAAGCTGGAGGCGGAGCTGCTTGCCATCGACGGCGTCTACAAGGTGGCTGAGGATATTGACGACAAGCTGCGCGGCCAGCCCGTTCAGCTCTGGCTGGAAAACGATACGATAAAGGCCGAAAAACTTGGCTGA
- a CDS encoding HAD family hydrolase, protein MHSKVPPASQMFSREYDAFLFDMDGTLLNSIAVVERVWREWAVDNGIEPNAFLQRIHGMRASEVVRREAIPGLDIQEQADMLLQKEMEDVEGILQIPQAAAFLEKLPAGKWAIVTSAARALAELRLAAAGLTPPPVMICAEDVVNGKPDPEGYRKAAEKLGVAPENCVVFEDAPAGIQAGENMGATVVVINATHSHPIETPHHSIGGYGELDVVIGENGALRLAGNRG, encoded by the coding sequence ATGCACAGCAAAGTCCCGCCGGCCAGCCAGATGTTTTCGCGCGAATATGACGCCTTCCTGTTCGACATGGACGGAACGCTGCTCAATTCGATCGCGGTGGTGGAACGTGTCTGGCGCGAATGGGCCGTGGACAATGGCATAGAACCGAATGCCTTCCTGCAGCGCATCCACGGCATGCGCGCATCGGAAGTGGTGCGCCGCGAGGCGATTCCCGGCCTCGATATCCAGGAACAGGCGGACATGCTGCTGCAAAAGGAAATGGAGGATGTCGAGGGCATTCTCCAGATTCCGCAGGCGGCGGCCTTTCTTGAGAAATTGCCGGCTGGAAAATGGGCGATCGTCACTTCCGCCGCCCGCGCACTTGCCGAACTGCGTCTGGCGGCAGCAGGCCTCACACCGCCCCCTGTCATGATCTGCGCCGAGGATGTGGTGAACGGCAAACCGGACCCGGAAGGCTACAGGAAGGCGGCGGAAAAGCTCGGCGTCGCACCTGAAAACTGCGTCGTCTTCGAGGACGCCCCTGCCGGCATTCAGGCGGGTGAAAACATGGGCGCAACGGTGGTGGTGATCAACGCCACCCATTCGCATCCCATCGAAACGCCGCATCATTCGATTGGTGGGTATGGTGAGCTGGATGTCGTCATTGGTGAGAATGGCGCTCTGAGGCTCGCGGGCAATAGAGGCTGA
- a CDS encoding FadR family transcriptional regulator, which produces MFVALEPRRLYRLVAEQIRLLIETGELTDGQRLPAERDLAERFGVSRPTVREALIVLEVEGHIHIRMGSGVYVNASRKPDKEKPAMPDAHGPFEILQARCIIESAIAEEAARLATPECIAKLDDIIERMAGALDSSPQALNFDRAFHTAIADIIGNSALNRFTGLIYDERSLSPFFEKLASYFEGPHTWNLAVQEHRAIRDAIAANDPEGAREAMRQHLTLSQKRFSESFGEETIGEE; this is translated from the coding sequence ATGTTTGTGGCTCTGGAGCCGCGCCGCCTTTACCGGCTGGTCGCGGAGCAAATTCGCTTGCTCATTGAGACGGGGGAGTTGACCGATGGTCAACGCCTGCCGGCGGAACGCGACCTTGCGGAGCGTTTCGGCGTATCCCGCCCGACGGTGCGGGAAGCGCTGATCGTGCTGGAAGTGGAAGGCCATATCCACATCCGCATGGGCTCGGGCGTCTATGTGAACGCTTCGCGCAAGCCGGACAAGGAAAAGCCGGCAATGCCGGACGCCCACGGCCCGTTCGAAATCCTGCAGGCGCGCTGCATCATCGAAAGCGCGATTGCGGAGGAAGCGGCAAGGCTTGCGACACCGGAATGCATCGCGAAGCTCGATGATATCATCGAACGCATGGCCGGCGCGCTCGACAGCTCGCCACAGGCGCTCAATTTCGACCGGGCCTTCCACACCGCCATCGCCGATATCATCGGCAATTCGGCGCTCAATCGCTTTACCGGCCTGATCTATGACGAGCGCAGCCTGTCACCCTTTTTCGAAAAGCTCGCCAGCTATTTCGAAGGACCGCACACCTGGAACCTTGCCGTTCAGGAACACCGCGCAATCCGCGACGCCATTGCCGCCAACGACCCGGAAGGCGCACGCGAGGCGATGCGGCAGCATCTGACGCTGTCGCAAAAGAGATTTTCCGAGAGTTTCGGGGAGGAAACGATCGGGGAAGAGTGA
- a CDS encoding DctP family TRAP transporter solute-binding subunit, with protein sequence MKIRLSTLMGATAAILLSALAAQAQTTLKWAHVYETSEPFHTDSVWAAEEIAKRTDGRYKVDVFPASQLGKEADINQGLKIGTVDIIISGSSFAARDFKPIGVTYFPYIFRDPSHLIAYTKSDIFKRLAKGYEDKTGNHIAAVSYYGTRHTTSNKPIAACADMAGLKMRVPDVPAYLAMPRACGANTTPIAFAEVYLALQNGTVDAQENPLTTIEAKKFFEVQKNIVLTGHIVDHLNTVISKNLWSQLSDDDKKIFTEVMQEAAERTTKTIDEREKSLVEDFKKRGLTVAEVDKADFEKNVIEKVKFEDFGYDKADWEAIRAVK encoded by the coding sequence ATGAAAATCAGATTGTCGACTTTGATGGGCGCCACAGCCGCCATCCTGCTTTCCGCCCTGGCGGCGCAGGCGCAGACCACGCTGAAATGGGCGCATGTCTACGAGACCTCCGAACCGTTCCACACCGATTCGGTCTGGGCGGCGGAAGAGATCGCCAAGCGCACCGATGGCCGTTACAAGGTGGATGTTTTCCCCGCCTCGCAGCTTGGCAAGGAAGCCGATATCAACCAGGGCCTGAAGATCGGCACCGTTGACATCATCATCTCCGGTTCGAGCTTTGCCGCACGTGATTTCAAGCCGATCGGCGTCACCTATTTCCCTTACATCTTCCGCGATCCGAGCCATTTGATCGCCTATACCAAGAGCGATATCTTCAAGCGCCTCGCCAAGGGTTATGAAGACAAGACCGGCAACCACATCGCCGCCGTCAGCTATTACGGCACGCGCCACACCACATCCAACAAGCCGATTGCCGCCTGCGCCGACATGGCGGGCCTGAAGATGCGCGTTCCCGACGTTCCGGCCTATCTGGCCATGCCGCGCGCCTGCGGCGCCAACACCACGCCGATTGCCTTTGCGGAAGTCTATCTGGCGCTGCAGAACGGCACCGTTGATGCGCAGGAAAATCCGCTGACCACCATTGAGGCCAAGAAGTTCTTCGAAGTGCAGAAGAACATCGTCCTGACCGGCCACATCGTCGACCACCTCAACACGGTGATCTCGAAGAACCTCTGGTCGCAGCTCTCCGATGACGACAAGAAAATCTTCACCGAAGTCATGCAGGAAGCCGCCGAGCGGACCACCAAGACCATCGATGAACGCGAGAAAAGCCTCGTCGAAGACTTCAAGAAGCGCGGTCTGACCGTTGCCGAAGTCGACAAGGCCGACTTCGAAAAGAACGTCATCGAAAAAGTGAAGTTCGAGGACTTCGGTTACGACAAGGCCGACTGGGAAGCCATTCGCGCCGTCAAGTGA
- a CDS encoding TRAP transporter small permease produces MSQEIHTQVTPEELAHTFDEAPPEVDLKVYSFEDWVTLGLFWLMTGCVFLQFFTRYVLNNSYAWTEEIAVNCLIGVVFLGSVMCVRMSRHIQVDVLYHYVPPQVARAMSILVDVLRILFFAYTSWLMWRYLEIVADEEMVTVALPRNIVFYTVLAAFVLMFFRSVQVFIANMQRGYSVLERPEEFQSAGD; encoded by the coding sequence ATGTCGCAGGAAATCCATACTCAGGTCACGCCTGAGGAACTCGCCCATACGTTCGATGAGGCGCCGCCCGAAGTCGATCTCAAGGTCTATTCATTCGAAGACTGGGTCACGCTCGGCCTCTTCTGGCTGATGACGGGCTGCGTGTTCCTTCAGTTCTTCACCCGTTATGTGCTCAATAACAGCTACGCCTGGACGGAAGAAATCGCCGTCAACTGCCTGATCGGCGTGGTGTTTTTAGGTTCGGTCATGTGCGTGCGCATGTCGCGCCACATTCAGGTGGATGTGCTTTATCATTACGTCCCGCCGCAGGTGGCCCGCGCCATGTCGATCCTCGTCGATGTGCTGCGCATCCTGTTCTTCGCCTACACCTCATGGCTGATGTGGCGTTATCTGGAAATCGTCGCCGATGAGGAGATGGTCACCGTGGCGCTGCCGCGCAACATCGTTTTCTATACGGTTCTGGCCGCTTTTGTTCTGATGTTCTTCCGCTCGGTGCAGGTCTTCATCGCCAATATGCAGCGTGGCTATTCCGTTCTGGAACGGCCCGAAGAATTCCAGAGCGCGGGGGATTGA
- a CDS encoding TRAP transporter large permease, which yields MLLLIGSFLLLMLIGLPVAISMASASLLYIVFYNVAPDIIAAQRLIAGVESFPLLAVPFFILAGNLMNTAGVTGRIYSFAVALVGWMKGGLAQVNIIGSVIFSGMSGTALADAAGIGTIEIKAMKDHGYPVEAAVGVTAASATLGPIFPPSLPFVIYGMMANVSIGALFMAGIVPGVVMTLLMMITVAVFAYIKGWGSDTPFSLRTIFGASIEVFVVMMVPLGIYILTAFGLSLNLSILIVLVILLACDWYFDFSAVMALMTPVILIGGMTMGWFTPTEAAVAAVLWSLFLGLVRYRTMTFKTLAKSTFDTIETTASVLFIVAAASVFAWLLTVSQAAQLLSAAILTITDSKWIFLVLVNLLMLFVGCFLDTIAAITILVPILLPLVLQFNIDPVHFGLIITLNLMIGLLHPPLGMVLFVLSRVAKLSVERTTIAILPWLVPLFVALLLITFIPAITLWLPTEMGLIR from the coding sequence ATGCTACTTCTTATCGGCTCTTTTCTTCTCCTGATGCTGATCGGCCTGCCGGTCGCCATTTCCATGGCCTCGGCCTCGCTGCTCTACATCGTCTTCTACAATGTCGCGCCTGATATCATCGCGGCACAACGCCTGATCGCAGGTGTGGAAAGCTTTCCGCTCCTCGCCGTCCCCTTCTTCATCCTTGCCGGCAACCTGATGAATACGGCAGGTGTGACGGGACGTATCTATTCCTTCGCCGTCGCGCTCGTCGGCTGGATGAAGGGCGGCCTCGCGCAGGTCAACATCATTGGCTCGGTGATCTTTTCCGGCATGTCCGGCACCGCGCTTGCCGATGCGGCCGGTATCGGCACCATCGAGATCAAGGCCATGAAGGATCACGGTTATCCGGTCGAGGCGGCCGTCGGCGTCACCGCCGCCTCCGCGACGCTCGGGCCGATCTTTCCGCCATCGCTGCCTTTCGTCATCTACGGCATGATGGCGAATGTCTCGATTGGCGCGCTGTTCATGGCCGGCATCGTTCCGGGCGTCGTCATGACGCTTCTGATGATGATCACGGTTGCGGTCTTCGCCTATATCAAGGGCTGGGGCTCCGACACGCCGTTCAGCCTCAGAACCATCTTCGGCGCATCGATAGAAGTCTTCGTGGTGATGATGGTGCCGCTCGGCATCTATATCCTCACGGCGTTCGGTCTGTCGCTCAACCTGTCGATACTGATCGTGCTGGTCATACTGCTCGCCTGCGACTGGTATTTCGACTTCTCCGCCGTGATGGCGCTGATGACGCCTGTCATCCTGATCGGCGGCATGACCATGGGCTGGTTCACACCAACGGAAGCCGCCGTTGCAGCCGTCCTCTGGTCGCTGTTCCTCGGGCTTGTCCGTTACCGGACGATGACCTTCAAGACGCTGGCAAAATCGACCTTCGATACGATAGAGACGACCGCTTCGGTGCTCTTCATCGTCGCGGCGGCATCGGTCTTCGCATGGCTGCTCACGGTCAGCCAGGCGGCACAGCTTCTGTCGGCGGCGATCCTGACGATCACCGACAGCAAGTGGATTTTCCTCGTGCTGGTCAACCTCCTGATGCTGTTCGTCGGCTGCTTCCTCGATACGATTGCGGCCATCACCATCCTCGTGCCGATCCTGCTGCCGCTGGTGCTGCAGTTCAATATCGATCCGGTGCATTTCGGTCTCATCATCACGCTCAACCTGATGATAGGGCTGCTGCATCCGCCGCTCGGCATGGTGCTGTTCGTGCTCTCGCGCGTGGCGAAACTCTCCGTCGAGCGCACCACAATCGCCATTCTGCCGTGGCTGGTGCCGCTGTTCGTGGCGCTGCTGCTGATCACCTTCATTCCGGCCATCACTTTGTGGCTGCCGACCGAAATGGGCCTGATCCGCTGA